A section of the Engystomops pustulosus chromosome 3, aEngPut4.maternal, whole genome shotgun sequence genome encodes:
- the LOC140122507 gene encoding alpha-1,4-N-acetylglucosaminyltransferase-like: MKIKNNLRIFHLLLFLLIASGFVYKIIYLKSYSYLSFTFTNVQGQHSLSQNLSEGQGKIEHASNNTVQDIQSNIKTLGDILNGEDGIIFIETTDKMQPQPLVLCAIESAARVYPDRPVVFFMKGLRDAGPEDYGIKALRYFPTISSMDNIYIFPLIIDELFKDTPFLTWYKKIDPEKENYWIHNLADSCRLALIWKYGGIYMDTDIISSRPVPYKNFAAAEFPKSSSNGVFGFSSQHNFIWRCMEDFVQNYDGSFWGLQGPYLFTRVLKQICELRGFNGTEDSTCGNITFLNPQRFYPISYGDWKSYYAVWDNLPTFSDSYALHLWNQMNSEEKRTMVPGSNTLVEHLYKMYCPSTYAALQRNESIYL; the protein is encoded by the exons ATGAAGATCAAAAATAACCTCAGGAtatttcatttattattatttctcttgATTGCCTCAGGATTTGTCTACAAAATCATCTACCTCAAGAGCTACTCATATCTATCCTTTACATTTACAAATGTACAAGGTCAACATTCCTTAAGTCAAAATCTATCTGAAGGCCAAGGAAAAATTGAACATGCATCAAATAATACTGTGCAAGACATACAATCGAATATAAAAACACTCGGTGATATTCTAAATGGTGAAGATGGCATTATATTTATTGAGACCACTGACAAAATGCAACCACAACCGCTGGTTTTATGCGCTATTGAGTCAGCGGCTCGTGTGTATCCAGATAGACCGGTAGTCTTCTTCATGAAAGGATTAAGAGACGCGGGTCCAGAAGATTATGGAATAAAAGCATTAAGatatttcccaactatttcctccATGGATAACATCTATATTTTCCCATTGATTATAGATGAACTTTTTAAAGACACACCATTTCTTACATGGTATAAGAAG ATTGATCCTGAGAAAGAAAATTACTGGATTCACAATCTTGCAGACAGCTGTAGGTTGGCTCTTATCTGGAAATACGGTGGCATCTATATGGATACAGACATCATCTCTTCCCGGCCTGTCCCTTATAAGAACTTTGCAGCTGCAGAGTTTCCCAAGAGTTCTAGCAACGGTGTCTTTGGATTTTCTTCTCAGCACAATTTTATATGGAGGTGCATGGAAGATTTTGTGCAGAATTATGATGGTAGCTTTTGGGGACTTCAAGGACCATACCTCTTCACCCGTGTTTTAAAACAAATCTGTGAGTTACGAGGTTTCAACGGCACAGAAGACAGTACCTGTGGAAACATCACTTTCCTAAACCCTCAACGATTTTACCCAATTTCATATGGAGACTGGAAATCATATTATGCGGTTTGGGACAATTTGCCAACTTTCAGTGACTCTTATGCCTTACATTTATGGAACCAGATGAACAGCGAAGAGAAGAGAACTATGGTTCCGGGTAGTAACACATTGGTGGAGCATCTGTACAAAATGTATTGTCCTTCAACATATGCAGCTCTTCAAAGAAATGAGAGTATTTATCTATAG